A genome region from SAR324 cluster bacterium includes the following:
- a CDS encoding bacteriohemerythrin: MQIKLNLKNSLILGLSLIVIGLIWGTLLTRNILSEVGHDAEELETNMKLMLNASAMVESTIQVQQWLTDVSLTLDAEGFKDAEAARQNFLENLTGSRSFFEKNNDKQALAEIDLMEERMQSYFKTGTKMAQTYMKQGREAGNLIMEDFDKTAEDLNNTVKAFQKKYIEQSTLVLEQLYNDTQKAQTKTTVINVIILALSLLGGFGLYLKVLMPILMLRERMADIAEGEGDLTRSIDIKSHDEIGDTAHWFNLFLMKIQKVVRLIAETIQRLVATTSTLTQISEQMSLNLQNVDRQTTLLAGLSENINGNMMTVASATEQSAANVRVVSQSMDRLGESVKQVAVSSEEADRNMEDIKTSTDQTAIDLDNLKGAAEQMSGELSHIRNKTQEAMMISERAHENAQSTLKTMETLGHTARKIDKVVKLIDSIASQTNMLALNATIEAASAGEAGKGFSVVAAEVKALAHQTADANQGIGQQIDEIQKYALTALENTKGINEVLSGLMQISQTIDQSVDSQTASATQISQVISTISQSGTRIAMNVQEASNELKSISKRALEVMQETKECNTALNEVAIGARDLASSNAIISDSLKKMNQNIRLGREAVEQLAPVAQQSMESVSSLIGVATNLQELVNAFKWNAESSTMDVSHLLPEKHTPVTSEKFVHWDDVFKTGLAEADRQHQLLFDIVNQIRNGAENGIDRESLGSLIGGLIDYTKFHFKFEEDLLKKQGYPEYDNHKRIHDGFARKALEYQQRFEREQAETLCIELTNLLKDWLINHIMKEDTKYGTFLNSKGIR, translated from the coding sequence ATGCAAATCAAATTGAACCTGAAAAATTCATTAATACTGGGTTTGTCGCTCATTGTCATCGGCTTAATCTGGGGCACCCTTCTGACCAGAAATATTTTGTCAGAGGTGGGTCATGACGCGGAGGAACTGGAAACCAATATGAAACTCATGCTGAATGCCAGCGCCATGGTTGAATCAACCATCCAGGTACAACAATGGTTGACAGATGTTTCTCTCACGCTGGATGCGGAAGGCTTCAAGGATGCTGAGGCCGCCCGACAAAACTTCCTGGAAAACCTGACCGGTAGCCGGTCTTTTTTCGAAAAAAACAACGATAAGCAGGCCCTGGCTGAAATAGATTTGATGGAAGAACGCATGCAGTCTTATTTCAAAACCGGAACCAAAATGGCCCAAACTTATATGAAACAGGGACGAGAAGCGGGAAATCTCATCATGGAGGATTTTGACAAGACTGCGGAAGATCTCAACAATACCGTCAAAGCTTTCCAGAAAAAATACATTGAGCAATCAACGCTTGTGCTTGAACAACTCTACAACGACACACAGAAAGCACAGACCAAAACCACTGTCATCAACGTGATTATCCTCGCACTGAGTTTACTCGGCGGCTTCGGACTTTATTTGAAAGTGCTCATGCCTATTTTAATGTTGAGAGAGCGCATGGCGGATATCGCTGAAGGTGAAGGCGACCTGACACGCAGTATTGATATTAAATCCCATGATGAAATTGGTGATACCGCACACTGGTTCAATTTATTCCTGATGAAAATCCAGAAAGTTGTGCGTCTTATTGCCGAAACAATCCAACGACTCGTGGCAACCACGTCCACATTGACCCAAATCTCTGAGCAGATGTCCTTGAATCTTCAGAATGTTGACCGACAGACCACGCTCCTGGCAGGGTTGTCAGAAAATATCAACGGAAACATGATGACCGTCGCCTCCGCAACCGAACAATCCGCGGCCAATGTCAGGGTGGTGTCACAATCCATGGATCGACTTGGCGAAAGTGTTAAACAGGTTGCGGTATCTTCCGAAGAGGCTGATCGAAATATGGAAGACATCAAAACCAGCACAGATCAGACAGCCATTGACCTGGATAATCTCAAAGGTGCCGCAGAACAAATGTCTGGCGAATTATCTCATATCCGCAACAAAACGCAGGAAGCCATGATGATTTCGGAACGTGCCCATGAAAACGCACAGTCCACCTTGAAAACCATGGAAACGTTGGGACATACCGCCAGAAAAATTGACAAGGTTGTTAAACTGATTGACAGCATTGCGTCCCAAACCAACATGCTGGCACTGAATGCCACGATTGAAGCCGCAAGCGCCGGAGAAGCAGGCAAAGGATTCTCTGTGGTCGCCGCTGAAGTCAAGGCACTCGCACATCAAACCGCAGATGCCAATCAAGGCATTGGTCAACAAATTGACGAAATTCAAAAATACGCGCTGACAGCACTGGAGAACACCAAAGGGATCAATGAAGTGCTATCAGGCCTGATGCAGATCAGCCAGACCATTGACCAGTCAGTTGACTCCCAGACAGCATCCGCAACACAGATCTCTCAGGTCATTTCGACGATTTCACAGTCAGGAACCCGGATTGCCATGAATGTTCAGGAAGCTTCCAATGAATTAAAATCTATCAGCAAACGAGCGCTGGAAGTGATGCAGGAAACCAAGGAATGCAACACAGCCCTGAACGAAGTGGCCATCGGGGCACGTGACCTGGCTTCGTCCAATGCCATCATTTCGGATAGCCTCAAAAAAATGAATCAGAACATTCGTCTTGGAAGAGAAGCCGTAGAACAACTGGCGCCTGTGGCTCAGCAAAGCATGGAGAGTGTTTCATCCCTGATTGGCGTCGCCACCAATCTGCAGGAGTTGGTGAATGCGTTCAAATGGAATGCGGAGTCGTCAACGATGGATGTTTCGCATCTGCTCCCGGAAAAACACACACCTGTCACCTCAGAAAAATTTGTCCATTGGGATGACGTGTTTAAAACAGGCCTCGCTGAAGCCGATCGTCAGCATCAATTGCTGTTCGATATCGTCAACCAGATCAGGAACGGTGCCGAAAATGGCATAGACAGGGAAAGTCTTGGCAGTCTGATTGGAGGCCTGATTGATTACACAAAATTCCATTTTAAATTTGAAGAAGATCTCCTGAAAAAACAGGGCTATCCGGAATATGACAACCATAAACGTATTCACGATGGCTTTGCCAGAAAAGCACTGGAATACCAGCAACGATTTGAACGCGAACAAGCTGAAACCCTGTGTATTGAACTCACCAACCTGCTCAAGGACTGGCTGATCAACCATATCATGAAGGAAGACACCAAATATGGAACTTTTCTGAACTCAAAAGGGATTCGCTAA
- the hemB gene encoding porphobilinogen synthase yields MRLTHRPRRLRRSPAIRSLVRETVLAPQDLIYPMFVTEGTRIRDPILTMPGQFRLSLDQIIQECHELLELGVGGVNLFGYSTEKDDLATKAHDPYGLIQRTLRELKKACPEMCVQTDIALDPYTFHGHDGLVRDGEIVNDETIEVLCKMAVSHAEAGADWVAPSDMMDGRVGAIRDALDNYGYNQVGILAYSAKYASCFYGPFRGALDSAPKSGDKKTYQMDPANTREALKEVELDIAEGADVVMVKPALAYLDIIAKVRETFDVPVAAYNVSGEYAMIIAASEKGWINREPAMMEMLLSIKRAGADMILTYFAKDAAQWLKQNYGRLS; encoded by the coding sequence ATGCGTTTGACCCACCGCCCCCGACGATTGCGACGTTCTCCAGCAATCCGTTCCCTTGTGAGAGAAACTGTTCTTGCCCCACAGGATCTCATTTATCCCATGTTTGTCACAGAAGGAACCCGGATTCGTGATCCCATTCTGACCATGCCCGGTCAATTTCGATTGTCCCTTGACCAGATTATTCAGGAATGCCATGAACTGCTGGAACTCGGTGTGGGAGGTGTGAATCTGTTTGGTTACTCCACTGAAAAAGATGACCTTGCGACCAAAGCCCATGACCCGTATGGTTTGATCCAGCGAACGTTGCGTGAACTCAAAAAGGCATGCCCTGAAATGTGCGTTCAAACCGATATCGCACTGGACCCCTATACCTTTCACGGACACGACGGACTGGTGCGAGATGGCGAAATTGTGAATGATGAGACGATCGAAGTTTTGTGCAAAATGGCAGTGTCTCACGCTGAAGCCGGAGCCGATTGGGTTGCCCCGTCTGACATGATGGATGGTCGCGTTGGTGCCATCCGTGACGCACTCGATAATTACGGCTACAATCAGGTCGGAATTCTTGCCTATTCCGCCAAATACGCCTCCTGTTTCTATGGCCCCTTCCGGGGTGCGCTGGATTCCGCACCAAAATCCGGTGACAAAAAAACCTATCAGATGGACCCGGCCAATACGAGAGAAGCCCTGAAAGAAGTGGAACTCGACATTGCCGAAGGTGCGGATGTGGTGATGGTCAAACCGGCGCTGGCTTATCTGGATATCATTGCCAAAGTCAGGGAAACGTTTGATGTGCCGGTTGCCGCCTACAACGTTTCCGGGGAATATGCCATGATCATTGCCGCTTCAGAAAAAGGCTGGATCAACCGTGAACCTGCCATGATGGAAATGTTGTTATCCATCAAACGTGCTGGCGCGGACATGATTCTGACTTATTTTGCCAAAGACGCCGCCCAATGGCTTAAACAAAATTACGGGAGACTCTCATGA
- the alr gene encoding alanine racemase, producing the protein MTMFSAIQRPTVAEINLDHLKHNFLKIRQHVNTKVMAIVKANAYGHGLIPVAHFLDKCGVDALGVAFLEEGIALRQAGIRCPILVLGGMCHKQVDYFLDFDLEINVSSLDKLKQVEEACERKQKQAVIHVKVDTGMERIGVHSYHAKPLLEAALKSRHCHFKGVFSHLACADDPASPMTKLQMERFQEITSHLEKLGEPMPLRHLANSGGILHFKESHLDMVRPGIILYGSLPDPASHDVLGLRPVLTLKSQVVYFKVIPPGASVSYGATWTSEKMTRVVTVPIGYGDGYPRALSSKGHVLIRGQRYPIIGRVCMDQFMVDIGWNSAWNEDEVVLIGTQGDEHISVEQIAVQSDTIPYEIFTRLNERIPRVYVGDNGE; encoded by the coding sequence ATGACCATGTTCAGCGCTATTCAACGACCTACTGTGGCCGAAATCAATCTGGATCATCTTAAACATAATTTTTTGAAAATCCGTCAGCACGTCAACACGAAAGTGATGGCCATTGTCAAAGCCAATGCCTATGGTCATGGTCTGATTCCGGTGGCCCATTTTCTGGATAAATGCGGAGTTGACGCACTGGGGGTGGCGTTTCTTGAAGAAGGCATCGCACTGCGTCAGGCCGGAATCCGGTGTCCGATTCTGGTGCTTGGGGGCATGTGCCACAAGCAGGTGGATTATTTTCTCGATTTTGATCTGGAAATCAATGTGTCTTCCCTGGATAAACTCAAACAGGTGGAAGAAGCCTGCGAACGGAAACAGAAGCAGGCGGTGATTCATGTCAAGGTCGATACCGGCATGGAACGAATTGGTGTGCATAGCTATCATGCGAAACCCTTGCTGGAAGCGGCGTTAAAATCAAGGCACTGTCATTTCAAGGGCGTATTTTCTCATTTGGCCTGTGCGGATGATCCAGCGTCTCCAATGACAAAACTTCAGATGGAACGGTTTCAGGAAATCACCAGCCACCTGGAAAAACTGGGAGAACCCATGCCGTTGCGCCACCTGGCAAATTCAGGTGGGATTCTGCACTTCAAGGAATCGCATCTGGATATGGTGCGTCCGGGAATTATACTTTATGGCTCGTTGCCTGATCCTGCGTCGCACGATGTGCTGGGCTTGCGTCCTGTGCTCACCCTGAAATCGCAAGTCGTGTATTTCAAGGTGATTCCTCCGGGGGCCTCCGTGAGTTATGGCGCCACCTGGACGTCGGAAAAAATGACAAGGGTTGTGACCGTTCCGATTGGTTATGGTGATGGTTATCCACGTGCCTTGTCCAGTAAAGGACATGTGTTGATCCGGGGACAGCGATATCCGATCATTGGCCGGGTTTGTATGGATCAGTTCATGGTGGATATTGGCTGGAATTCTGCCTGGAATGAAGATGAAGTGGTGCTAATCGGGACACAGGGGGATGAACACATTTCAGTGGAACAGATCGCTGTGCAGAGCGATACCATTCCCTATGAAATTTTTACCAGATTGAATGAACGTATCCCCCGTGTTTATGTTGGCGACAACGGGGAATAG
- a CDS encoding ferredoxin--NADP reductase: MGIVGSMARFAFNQLTREKSPTQNPAASHGRNSRTVASAVSIQQSASRYQNSAVAVSALPQLYSMEILEIRQETHNAVSIIMKPRNGKIPDYKPGQFLTLILNIEGEEYRRAYSFSSCPLDHDHVAVTVKRVEGGKVSNYLNENVKVGDVLQVMGPSGSFTLDSLEKTGNSFVFIGGGSGITPMVSLAETLLRQSESARIMLLYGNRSLKEIIFRKRLDQLAKQYAPRFSVVHVVEKPSKTFEGSTGLLTGNKILELVRNPTQHQYFICGPGPMMDGAETALKTAGVSEKDIKLERFSSPSNKAFAVPQESHSIQFKNSGIDVLPEVGETLLKAGLRAGAPLHYSCTMGGCGACKVKVVKGNAMMPEPNCLSKAEREKGYVLGCITYAGSELEIEG; this comes from the coding sequence ATGGGAATCGTCGGTTCAATGGCAAGATTCGCGTTTAATCAGTTAACACGAGAGAAAAGCCCAACCCAAAACCCTGCCGCATCGCACGGAAGAAATTCGAGGACTGTGGCCTCCGCGGTCAGTATTCAACAAAGCGCGTCACGTTATCAGAACAGTGCTGTGGCAGTTTCCGCTTTGCCGCAACTTTATTCAATGGAAATTCTGGAAATCCGCCAGGAAACTCACAATGCTGTTTCGATAATCATGAAACCACGGAATGGAAAAATTCCGGACTATAAACCCGGCCAGTTTTTAACCCTTATTCTGAATATTGAGGGCGAGGAATACCGTCGGGCTTATTCCTTTTCCAGTTGCCCACTGGATCATGACCATGTGGCCGTGACGGTGAAACGGGTTGAAGGTGGAAAGGTTTCCAATTATCTGAATGAAAATGTTAAGGTGGGGGATGTCCTTCAAGTGATGGGACCCAGTGGTTCTTTCACACTCGATTCACTGGAAAAAACAGGGAATTCTTTTGTGTTTATCGGTGGCGGGTCCGGCATCACACCGATGGTGAGCCTGGCAGAAACACTTTTGAGACAATCAGAGTCCGCACGTATCATGTTGCTGTATGGGAACCGATCTCTGAAGGAAATTATTTTTCGCAAACGTCTGGATCAACTGGCCAAACAATATGCGCCCCGATTCAGTGTGGTGCATGTGGTGGAAAAACCGTCAAAAACTTTTGAAGGGTCAACAGGTTTGCTCACAGGGAATAAAATTCTGGAACTGGTCAGGAATCCGACTCAACACCAGTATTTCATTTGTGGTCCCGGTCCGATGATGGATGGTGCGGAAACGGCTCTCAAAACAGCCGGAGTCTCTGAAAAGGACATAAAGCTTGAACGATTTTCATCGCCGTCAAACAAAGCGTTTGCGGTGCCTCAAGAGAGTCATTCCATTCAATTTAAAAATTCAGGGATTGATGTTTTACCGGAAGTGGGCGAAACCCTGCTGAAAGCTGGTCTGCGTGCTGGTGCGCCGCTCCATTACAGTTGCACGATGGGTGGCTGCGGTGCCTGCAAGGTCAAGGTTGTCAAAGGCAATGCGATGATGCCTGAACCCAACTGTCTCTCAAAAGCCGAGCGTGAAAAAGGATATGTTCTGGGATGTATCACCTATGCTGGCAGTGAACTTGAAATTGAAGGATGA
- a CDS encoding ferritin-like domain-containing protein, which produces MMSDIVFNSLPLTLRHRVASVMDAVNIATEVRNPKVLLTLLPSATRGFLLQQGKQEGEILMQANHSASFNFSYTSDYPEMFDLYSRAKENQWNGATDLPWNVNVDPENPNIPLLPDSFLAPEQLVEKKVKLTPKEYQNLKYSVVSWMLSQFLHGEQGALLATAQVTESVKWTDGKYYGATQVMDEARHIEVFHRYLSTKLNKMYTINDNLFTIIDALMTDSRWDMKFLGMQIMVEGLALGAFGTIYNQTSEPLLKELLKYVIQDEARHVHYGVLALKKYYEELSEKERIEREDWAFEVALLMRNRFLAHEVYQEWFEGTMSRADWNDMVTRSPGMANFRYVMYSRLIPNLKYIGLLSKRVEKRYEDIGMLKYVTGKNASELSFNDMMNDLDAQAAERELAKAS; this is translated from the coding sequence ATGATGTCAGATATCGTATTCAATTCATTGCCCTTAACCTTACGACATCGGGTTGCTTCCGTCATGGACGCGGTCAACATCGCCACGGAAGTCCGGAATCCCAAAGTTCTGTTAACCTTGCTCCCCTCAGCCACCCGTGGATTTTTGCTACAACAGGGAAAGCAGGAGGGCGAAATTCTGATGCAGGCCAACCATTCCGCTTCTTTCAATTTTTCTTACACTTCAGATTATCCTGAAATGTTTGATCTCTATTCACGAGCCAAGGAAAACCAGTGGAACGGTGCGACAGATCTTCCATGGAATGTGAATGTGGATCCTGAGAATCCTAATATTCCATTGCTTCCAGACAGTTTTCTTGCTCCGGAGCAACTGGTTGAAAAAAAAGTAAAACTGACCCCCAAAGAATATCAGAATCTGAAATACAGTGTTGTTTCCTGGATGCTCAGCCAGTTTCTGCATGGTGAGCAGGGGGCCTTGCTGGCAACCGCTCAAGTGACAGAATCAGTAAAATGGACCGACGGAAAATATTACGGAGCCACACAGGTCATGGACGAAGCACGGCATATTGAAGTGTTTCACCGCTATCTTTCAACCAAGCTCAACAAAATGTACACCATCAATGACAACCTGTTCACCATCATTGACGCACTCATGACGGATTCCCGCTGGGATATGAAATTTCTGGGAATGCAGATCATGGTGGAAGGTCTGGCGCTGGGAGCGTTTGGCACCATCTATAACCAGACTTCGGAACCACTGCTCAAGGAACTGCTCAAGTATGTGATACAGGACGAAGCCCGGCATGTGCATTACGGAGTGCTGGCCCTGAAAAAATATTATGAGGAACTGAGCGAAAAAGAACGGATTGAACGGGAAGACTGGGCCTTTGAAGTAGCACTGCTGATGCGCAACCGTTTTCTGGCGCATGAAGTGTATCAGGAATGGTTTGAAGGCACGATGTCCCGTGCTGACTGGAATGATATGGTGACCAGATCACCGGGAATGGCCAATTTCCGTTATGTCATGTACAGCCGTTTGATTCCCAACTTAAAATACATCGGACTCTTGTCCAAACGGGTTGAAAAACGTTACGAGGACATCGGCATGTTGAAATATGTGACCGGCAAAAACGCCAGTGAATTGTCCTTCAACGATATGATGAATGATCTTGACGCTCAAGCCGCAGAACGAGAATTGGCGAAAGCTTCCTGA
- a CDS encoding FliM/FliN family flagellar motor switch protein, producing MSHKIEEVEAYSLITSHIKTGRFQWLDVVMQRWAALLETTLFDALGVLVEVTTEPVEWKPFGEFFQGLKVQQPIYIFDTDYHGTGLMLVNNKFAHACLADQPNRLLRDFPTTLPELTPTTQTILQERLMRVLQDFEKSWSGISDITIKLKKVTTHPFRAKVMRPFEKCVIARQMLRTHGFTADVVLCFPYYSLDQILQKLDNRKVLPPETLDHYYSEIEEHFSNLMLELEYDVKAELGSVVWGPQHKKISIEVGDILPIQSKVGNELTLRINGMPMMTGVLGETEDHYAVQITGDYEEKKAAYRKRTRVFKSFTLPSVK from the coding sequence ATGTCTCACAAAATTGAAGAGGTTGAAGCTTACAGTCTGATCACATCCCACATAAAAACCGGAAGGTTTCAATGGCTGGATGTTGTCATGCAACGCTGGGCCGCACTGTTGGAAACCACACTGTTTGACGCACTGGGAGTGCTGGTGGAAGTGACCACAGAACCTGTGGAATGGAAACCTTTCGGGGAATTTTTTCAGGGACTGAAAGTTCAGCAGCCTATTTATATTTTTGATACCGATTATCATGGCACCGGCCTGATGCTGGTGAACAACAAGTTCGCTCACGCATGCCTGGCGGATCAGCCTAACCGTTTATTGCGGGATTTCCCAACCACCCTGCCAGAACTCACACCAACCACCCAGACCATACTTCAGGAACGGTTGATGCGTGTCTTGCAGGACTTTGAAAAAAGCTGGTCCGGTATTTCCGACATCACCATAAAACTCAAAAAAGTCACCACACATCCATTCCGGGCCAAGGTCATGCGTCCCTTTGAAAAATGTGTCATTGCACGACAAATGTTGCGAACACACGGCTTCACGGCTGATGTGGTGCTGTGCTTCCCCTATTATTCACTGGATCAGATACTTCAGAAACTGGATAATCGTAAAGTGCTTCCTCCAGAAACACTGGATCATTATTATTCAGAAATTGAAGAACATTTCAGCAATCTGATGCTTGAACTGGAATATGATGTGAAAGCCGAGTTAGGCTCTGTCGTCTGGGGGCCACAACATAAAAAAATTTCCATTGAAGTAGGAGATATACTGCCCATTCAATCCAAAGTTGGCAATGAACTGACTCTGCGAATCAATGGCATGCCGATGATGACAGGTGTTCTGGGAGAAACGGAAGACCATTATGCCGTACAAATCACGGGTGACTACGAAGAAAAGAAAGCCGCTTATCGTAAAAGAACCCGTGTTTTCAAGTCCTTCACACTTCCATCTGTCAAATAG
- a CDS encoding transglycosylase SLT domain-containing protein → MLKYSFSFPLALWTKIAGVLTGSVLFTLLCLTQAVAETIWDNNSFVLDQKFCQEFSRQVEDPKAFYTVDDQKRVLFIQGHCHILSGAFEDGEKAFAEGQKLDAENKDIWLYQRLKNYLESPAPEKAFPLVRQLISLPAYPDYESRLQQNIRKNFRNSESLVFPLLHDIIQKTSKIFQDPVIIGIYLRGARQLEYTVSPRMLLLQWQYPEDRDTALQSDQAMSQMILDQQIVLNATNYFNRFNHLENINQHKLLLQSIPEKLSEFEPQDREKLGKIYIRALYSDRQYTELLKQFNENNFAQQFQLPLATQEYWVVKIYLNRKQVLEAEQYVLSIREHSPKYYLLPSLYERLATYFLIVKNDVKAMEWYQKLLTDYPGNSLNEVALWELSWNEIQKKQHAQAVSWIKNALKSKLSSPEVHAKFLYWQAKSELAVGNKKQAKSLFTQLSRDFPNTYYGIRLQKTKALAQLVQAPSFETHQLGDLKYDNPIPLTLERQPLFSRIEFFLDVRELDQGWSELSRLLKTHPKNDVIWHGAEILKQAGNFYALQKVVANYYMWDLKGLAIRDQPLWQFAYPRPYWTTVKHFSNKAGIDPYWALAIMREESHFLETALSSTQARGLMQLMPDTARHIAKKEKFRLKDEEDLFNPEINIRLGTTYLGWLKNQFGNNIVHTAAGYNGGPNSVKRWLKSWNKTPEDEFVEQIPYGETQNYVKRVFTTYHLYQKIYQNN, encoded by the coding sequence ATGCTCAAATATTCATTTAGCTTCCCGTTGGCACTGTGGACCAAAATTGCCGGAGTCCTGACAGGATCCGTTTTATTTACCCTGTTGTGCTTAACTCAGGCCGTTGCTGAAACCATCTGGGACAACAATAGTTTTGTTCTCGATCAGAAATTTTGTCAGGAATTTTCCAGACAGGTAGAAGATCCCAAAGCGTTTTACACAGTTGACGATCAAAAACGTGTTCTGTTCATTCAAGGACATTGCCACATCCTGTCAGGAGCCTTTGAAGACGGAGAAAAAGCCTTTGCCGAAGGTCAAAAACTGGATGCTGAAAACAAGGATATCTGGCTCTATCAGCGCCTCAAAAACTATTTGGAAAGTCCTGCCCCTGAAAAAGCATTTCCGCTGGTGCGTCAATTGATTTCATTACCAGCCTATCCCGATTATGAATCGCGGTTACAACAGAATATCCGGAAAAATTTTAGAAACAGCGAATCCCTGGTTTTCCCATTGCTCCATGACATCATCCAAAAAACATCAAAGATATTTCAGGATCCGGTCATTATTGGTATTTATCTACGGGGTGCCAGACAACTGGAATATACGGTTTCTCCCAGAATGCTTCTGCTGCAATGGCAATATCCTGAAGACAGGGACACGGCGCTTCAAAGTGATCAAGCCATGTCCCAAATGATTCTGGATCAGCAAATTGTGCTCAATGCAACCAACTACTTCAATCGTTTTAATCATCTGGAAAATATCAACCAACATAAACTGCTCCTCCAGAGCATCCCTGAAAAACTCAGTGAATTTGAACCCCAGGACCGTGAGAAGCTTGGAAAAATCTATATACGAGCCCTGTATTCAGACCGTCAATACACCGAACTGCTGAAACAATTCAATGAGAATAATTTTGCTCAACAGTTTCAGCTTCCACTGGCCACCCAGGAATATTGGGTGGTTAAAATTTATCTGAACAGAAAACAGGTCCTTGAAGCGGAGCAATATGTTTTGAGCATCCGGGAACATTCTCCCAAATATTATCTGCTGCCGTCCCTTTATGAACGACTGGCGACCTATTTTTTGATTGTCAAAAACGATGTCAAGGCCATGGAATGGTATCAGAAACTGCTGACCGATTATCCAGGAAACAGTCTGAATGAAGTCGCATTGTGGGAATTAAGCTGGAACGAAATTCAAAAAAAACAGCATGCTCAGGCCGTGTCATGGATCAAAAACGCTCTCAAAAGCAAACTTTCCAGTCCGGAAGTGCATGCAAAATTTCTCTATTGGCAGGCAAAATCCGAACTGGCTGTTGGAAACAAAAAACAGGCAAAGTCTCTTTTTACCCAATTATCCAGGGATTTTCCCAACACCTATTACGGTATCAGACTGCAAAAAACAAAAGCACTCGCGCAACTGGTTCAGGCGCCCTCTTTTGAAACCCACCAATTGGGTGATTTAAAGTATGACAATCCCATCCCGCTGACACTGGAACGCCAACCATTGTTCAGTCGCATTGAATTTTTTCTGGATGTCCGGGAACTGGACCAGGGATGGTCTGAATTATCCAGACTGCTGAAAACTCACCCTAAAAATGACGTGATCTGGCATGGTGCTGAAATTCTGAAGCAGGCCGGAAATTTTTATGCGTTGCAAAAAGTTGTCGCCAATTATTATATGTGGGATCTCAAGGGATTGGCGATTCGTGACCAGCCGCTCTGGCAATTTGCCTATCCCCGACCTTATTGGACAACCGTCAAACATTTTTCCAATAAAGCAGGCATTGACCCTTACTGGGCCTTGGCTATTATGCGTGAAGAAAGCCATTTTCTGGAAACCGCGTTGTCATCCACTCAAGCCCGGGGACTCATGCAACTCATGCCCGATACGGCCCGTCACATTGCCAAAAAAGAAAAATTCCGGCTGAAAGATGAAGAAGATCTGTTCAATCCTGAAATCAATATCCGCCTGGGAACCACCTATCTGGGATGGCTCAAAAACCAGTTTGGCAACAACATCGTCCACACCGCCGCAGGCTACAATGGTGGTCCCAACAGTGTCAAACGATGGCTCAAAAGCTGGAATAAAACACCGGAAGACGAATTTGTTGAACAGATTCCGTATGGTGAAACCCAGAATTATGTCAAACGGGTCTTCACCACTTATCATTTATATCAAAAAATTTATCAGAACAATTGA
- a CDS encoding alpha/beta hydrolase — MNEITLSAGDLKFSALVEGTGQTILFLHGFPDTKQTFSKQIEFFSGRGYRAVAPMLRGYEPSSQTKAPYYLRSVAGDVLQWIDELGEDKVHLVGHDWGAVISYVVCAMAPEKFMSLSTLAIPHPRRFYKSLSLLPVQLRKSWYMLFFQMRVIADMKVEANDWALIEKLWRDWSPDWKCPESMMHSIKNTFSKPGVKAAALGYYRALFEVFSSESRRSWKLLGAPLHVPTLALTGERDGCMDSRLYDMMRSDDFSQGLQITRVPNAGHFLHLEQPAQVNQLLFQFINNHS; from the coding sequence ATGAACGAGATCACGTTATCAGCGGGTGATTTGAAATTTTCAGCACTCGTGGAAGGCACAGGACAAACCATTTTGTTTCTGCATGGATTTCCTGACACAAAGCAGACATTTTCGAAGCAGATCGAATTCTTTTCAGGCCGAGGATATCGTGCTGTCGCACCCATGCTTCGTGGGTATGAGCCTTCATCCCAGACCAAAGCACCCTACTACCTACGCAGTGTGGCCGGGGATGTTCTCCAGTGGATTGATGAATTGGGGGAAGACAAAGTTCATTTGGTGGGACACGACTGGGGGGCGGTGATCAGCTATGTGGTTTGCGCCATGGCGCCGGAAAAATTTATGTCTTTGTCCACACTGGCGATTCCACATCCGCGTCGATTTTACAAATCCTTGAGTCTGTTGCCCGTTCAGTTGCGAAAATCCTGGTATATGCTGTTTTTTCAGATGCGCGTCATTGCGGACATGAAGGTTGAAGCCAATGACTGGGCATTGATTGAGAAGCTTTGGCGTGATTGGTCACCAGACTGGAAATGCCCTGAGAGCATGATGCACTCCATCAAAAATACGTTTTCAAAACCCGGTGTCAAGGCCGCGGCATTGGGCTATTACCGGGCCTTGTTTGAGGTCTTTTCGTCAGAAAGTCGGCGTTCCTGGAAACTGCTGGGTGCTCCCCTTCATGTTCCGACACTGGCACTGACAGGCGAACGTGATGGATGCATGGATTCACGTTTATATGACATGATGCGTTCTGACGATTTTTCTCAAGGTCTCCAGATAACGCGTGTTCCGAACGCCGGACATTTTTTACATCTGGAACAACCCGCTCAGGTCAATCAACTGTTGTTTCAGTTCATCAACAATCATTCGTAA